The Toxotes jaculatrix isolate fToxJac2 chromosome 21, fToxJac2.pri, whole genome shotgun sequence genome includes a region encoding these proteins:
- the fbxl15 gene encoding F-box/LRR-repeat protein 15 — protein sequence MGEEAKMRTCHLLDLPWEDVLVPHILCYLPLQHLVSLQRVSKQFHSLIQVYLANCRTFDLSPIGPCIPKEAFCSMLKDNKVLQSLSLQNCSDWVTDKELLPVIGQNQHLQRVDMNGCVWLTRHSLVAVSLSCMHLQHLGLAHCEWVDSLSLRSLADHCGELQSIDLTACRQLKDNAICYLAKKCLKLKSLSLAVNANVTDESVEEVAKNCRGLEQLDLTGCLRVRNQSIRTLAEYCPKLQSLKVNHCHNVTESSLDPLRKRNVVIDVEPPLQRALVLLQDVLGFAPFINLQI from the exons ATGGGCGAAGAAGCCAAGATGCGAAC ATGTCATCTCTTGGATCTGCCCTGGGAAGATGTACTTGTTCCACACATTTTATGCTATTTGCCGCTGCAACACCTGGTCAGCCTGCAGAGGGTGAGCAAGCAGTTCCACAGCCTCATCCAGGTGTATCTGGCCAACTGCAGGACTTTTGATCTGTCCCCG ATTGGACCATGCATTCCCAAGGAAGCATTTTGCTCCATGTTAAAGGACAACAAAGTTCTCCAGAGCCTGTCACTTCAGAACTGCTCAGACTGGGTGACAGACAAGGAGCTGCTGCCAGTTATTGGACAGAACCAGCATCTGCAGAGGGTGGACATGAACGGGTGTGTTTGGCTCACCCGACACTCCCTGGTGGCTGTGTCCTTGAGCTGCATGCACCTCCAGCACCTCGGCCTGGCGCACTGTGAGTGGGTGGACAGCCTGTCCCTGCGCAGCCTGGCTGACCACTGCGGGGAGCTGCAGTCGATCGACCTCACCGCCTGCCGCCAGCTCAAGGACAACGCCATCTGCTACCTGGCTAAAAAGTGTTTGAAGTTGAAGTCTCTATCTTTGGCAGTTAATGCCAACGTCACTGACGAGTCGGTGGAGGAGGTGGCCAAGAACTGCAGGGGCCTGGAGCAGCTGGACCTGACAGGTTGCCTGAGGGTCAGGAACCAGTCCATCAG GACTCTTGCAGAATATTGCCCAAAGCTGCAGTCCCTGAAGGTGAATCACTGCCACAATGTGACAGAGTCAAGTCTCGATCCTCTACGGAAGCGCAATGTTGTGATAGATGTTGAGCCGCCCTTACAGAGAGCTTTGGTTCTTCTTCAGGATGTGCTGGGGTTTGCTCCCTTTATCAATCTCCAGATATAA
- the ndufb8 gene encoding NADH dehydrogenase [ubiquinone] 1 beta subcomplex subunit 8, mitochondrial produces the protein MRACHSVRQQQPANMAGVGFRRWAKALCKGKGSGISAVLSGCRTASVMSKDSLPGPYPKTPEERAAAAKKYNLRVEDYEPYPDKGEGFGDYPKLPDRSQHERDPWYQWDHPDLRRNWGEPMHWNFDMYIRNRVDTSPSPVSWSTMCKQLFGFIGFMLFMFYVGEKFPSYQPVAAKQYPYNDLYLEKGGDPDQQPEEVKHYEI, from the exons ATGCGTGCTTGTCATtctgtcagacagcagcagccagcaaaCATGGCTGGTGTTGGTTTCCGACGGTGGGCCAAAGCCCTTTGCAAAGGGAAAGGGTCTGGCATTTCAGCCGTCCTGTCGGGATGTAGAACTG CTTCCGTTATGTCAAAAGATAGTCTACCTGGTCCGTACCCGAAGACCCCGGAggagagagctgctgctgcgaAGAAGTACAATTTGAGGGTTGAGGACTATGAACCATACCCTGACAAAGGAGAGGG GTTTGGTGACTATCCAAAGCTACCAGATAGATCTCAGCATGAGAGAGACCCCTGGTACCAGTGGGACCATCCTGACCTGAGGAGGAATTGGGGAGAGCCG atgcaCTGGAATTTTGACATGTACATCAGGAACCGTGTGGATACATCTCCCAGCCCTGTGTCCTGGTCCACAATGTGCAAACAGCTGTTTGGTTTCATCGGGTTCATGCTCTTTATGTTCTACGTTGGAGAGAAATTCCCGTCCTACCAACCTGTT GCAGCGAAGCAGTATCCCTACAATGACCTGTACttggagaaaggaggagatCCTGACCAACAACCCGAGGAAGTCAAACATTATGAAATCTAA
- the gpx9 gene encoding glutathione peroxidase 9 → MANKSVYDFSAETLDGQPVPLSNYRGKVLLIVNVATFUGSTIEEYHRLNALMEMFGDLGFTVLGFPCNQFGLQSPEVNHETLNILKYVRPGGGFMPKFPVFGKVEVNGLNEDPLFTYLKESLPFVNPVIGDIKKFYWSPIKVNDIRWNFEKFLINADGMPFKRYELHCPIEKVEKDIAELL, encoded by the exons ATGGCGAATAAATCAGTCTATGATTTCTCTGCTGAGACCCTGGATGGACAGCCGGTTCCGCTCAGTAACTACAGGGGTAAGGTGCTTCTCATCGTCAATGTTGCCACCTTCTGAGGGTCAACGATAGAGGAG TACCATCGACTGAATGCACTGATGGAAATGTTTGGCGACCTCGGCTTCACTGTCTTAGGATTCCCCTGCAACCAATTTGGTCTTCAGTCACCTG AGGTGAATCATGAAACCCTCAATATTCTGAAGTATGTAAGACCTGGTGGGGGATTTATGCCAAAGTTTCCTGTCTTTGGCAAGGTTGAGGTGAATGGATTAAATGAAGATCCTCTTTTCACCTATCTAAAG GAATCTTTGCCATTTGTGAACCCTGTTATTGGAGATATAAAGAAATTTTACTGGTCCCCAATCAAAGTCAATGACATCCGGTGGAATTTTGAGAAATTTCTCATAAATGCAGATGGCATGCCCTTCAAAAG GTATGAACTTCACTGCCCCATTGAGAAAGTGGAGAAGGACATAGCAGAACTTCTCTGA